Proteins encoded within one genomic window of Anaerolineae bacterium:
- a CDS encoding DegT/DnrJ/EryC1/StrS family aminotransferase, translating to MRRLALNGGTPVRSAPFPERPIFDQLELTALEEVLTSRRWTSAPYIFKGDMSLSRTYRLERDYAAYHDCRFGIATGSGTDALQIAYAAAGLGPGDEAIMPPNTFIATATPALHLGAVPIFADVDPETLCLDPDAVEAAITDRTRLIVPLHLGGYPADMDRIMEIARRHDLTVVADACHAAGTEWRGRKVAAFSDLSAFSFQQDKQITAGEGGMVTTNDEKLYEQCYVLHNDGRGLGEHGGHFVAQGWNFRMSEFQAALLLAQLSRLDDLLKRKNRNARRLGAGLAQVGGLSWPREDERITAQSYVYPRLRYHAEAFDGLSAATFAEALRAEGIPCGAGSGWTLYRHPLFTESSFRFDTSRRVDYRQVHCPNAEDAAGRWIGFPQEVMLADERAIDDFVEAVAKIKANLGELAAAPA from the coding sequence ATGAGGAGACTGGCTCTCAACGGCGGAACCCCGGTACGGTCCGCTCCCTTTCCCGAGCGGCCCATCTTCGACCAACTGGAGCTGACGGCGTTGGAGGAGGTGCTGACCAGCCGCCGCTGGACCAGCGCCCCCTACATCTTCAAGGGAGACATGTCCCTCTCGCGAACGTACCGGCTGGAGCGGGACTACGCCGCCTACCACGATTGCCGTTTCGGCATCGCCACCGGCAGCGGCACCGACGCTCTCCAGATCGCCTACGCCGCCGCTGGCCTGGGCCCCGGCGATGAGGCCATCATGCCGCCCAACACTTTCATCGCCACGGCCACCCCTGCCCTCCACCTGGGGGCTGTGCCCATCTTTGCCGATGTGGATCCCGAGACCCTCTGTCTTGATCCCGATGCCGTGGAAGCCGCCATCACCGACCGTACCCGCCTCATCGTGCCCCTCCACCTCGGGGGCTACCCTGCTGACATGGACCGCATCATGGAGATAGCCCGCCGGCACGACCTGACCGTCGTTGCCGACGCTTGCCACGCCGCGGGCACCGAGTGGCGGGGCCGGAAAGTAGCCGCCTTCTCGGACCTGAGCGCCTTCAGCTTCCAGCAGGACAAGCAGATCACCGCGGGCGAAGGCGGCATGGTGACCACCAACGACGAGAAGCTTTATGAGCAGTGCTACGTGCTTCACAACGACGGTCGGGGCCTGGGCGAGCACGGCGGGCACTTCGTGGCTCAGGGCTGGAACTTCCGCATGAGCGAGTTCCAGGCGGCCCTGCTTCTGGCCCAGCTGTCCCGCCTGGACGACCTGCTGAAGAGGAAGAACCGCAACGCGCGCAGGCTCGGGGCGGGGCTGGCCCAGGTGGGCGGGCTGAGCTGGCCGCGGGAAGACGAGCGCATCACTGCCCAGAGCTACGTCTACCCTCGCCTGCGCTACCACGCCGAGGCGTTCGATGGCCTGTCCGCCGCCACTTTCGCCGAGGCCCTTCGCGCGGAGGGCATCCCCTGCGGCGCCGGCTCTGGCTGGACCCTCTACCGGCATCCGCTCTTCACCGAGTCCAGCTTTCGCTTCGATACCTCCCGGCGGGTGGACTACCGCCAGGTGCACTGCCCCAACGCCGAGGACGCTGCCGGCCGCTGGATAGGCTTCCCCCAGGAGGTCATGCTCGCCGATGAGAGGGCCATAGATGACTTCGTGGAGGCAGTGGCCAAGATCAAGGCCAACCTAGGAGAGCTCGCGGCAGCGCCGGCCTAG
- a CDS encoding ROK family transcriptional regulator, translating to MASRHQIPAMHRAAILAAIRSEGPISRAELARRLHLRPSSVTEQVRELMSEGLICEVGQGGSDGGRPPVLLDIARAGNYAIGITLEPRGIAAALVQWDGTILARAPLQSVDAGSSPETLEDAAIAVTEEVLADAAVPLSSVHTIGVGVSALVDTTANEAIFSSTFSELGRFRFDRLAEHFGKPVYLEDIAYLMALGERWFVYPKDPRPLVFLLISSGTCGAVLSPAGTPELPRFAAEFGHMVLDADGPICGCGRRGCLEAFVSETALVATANRLLGAPGHPPLGLEEVARLVHEGNPVAQSILSTAAEHLGLAVASISSIFAPALLVLGGSVVEAWRDQLVPQVRAHARSHLLEFLQDRVEIVPSQLGSDAALLGSAARALDAAFVAPRLLPV from the coding sequence GTGGCGTCGCGTCACCAGATCCCAGCTATGCACCGGGCGGCGATACTGGCCGCCATCAGGTCAGAAGGCCCGATCTCGCGAGCCGAGCTAGCCCGGCGGCTGCATCTGAGGCCGTCCTCGGTCACGGAGCAAGTGCGAGAGCTCATGTCAGAGGGTCTGATCTGCGAAGTGGGACAGGGGGGCTCCGATGGGGGCCGGCCTCCGGTCTTGCTCGACATCGCCCGGGCGGGCAACTACGCCATCGGGATAACCCTGGAGCCCAGGGGCATCGCCGCTGCCCTAGTGCAGTGGGACGGGACCATTCTCGCCCGCGCTCCGTTGCAGTCCGTGGATGCCGGCAGCTCACCTGAGACTCTGGAGGATGCCGCCATTGCGGTCACGGAGGAGGTCCTGGCAGACGCCGCGGTACCCCTCTCCTCCGTGCACACCATAGGGGTGGGCGTCTCCGCCCTGGTGGACACCACCGCGAACGAAGCCATCTTCAGCAGCACCTTCTCCGAGCTGGGGCGCTTTCGCTTCGATCGTCTGGCGGAGCACTTCGGCAAGCCCGTCTACTTGGAGGACATCGCCTACCTGATGGCGCTGGGGGAGCGCTGGTTTGTCTATCCCAAGGACCCGCGCCCGCTGGTCTTCCTCCTCATTAGCAGCGGAACCTGCGGGGCTGTTCTGTCCCCGGCGGGCACGCCGGAGCTACCCCGATTCGCCGCCGAGTTCGGGCATATGGTCCTGGACGCCGACGGCCCTATCTGCGGTTGTGGCAGGCGCGGGTGCCTAGAAGCCTTCGTCTCCGAGACCGCCCTCGTGGCCACGGCCAATCGCCTCCTGGGGGCGCCCGGGCACCCGCCTTTGGGGCTGGAGGAGGTAGCGCGCCTGGTTCACGAAGGCAATCCGGTGGCCCAGAGTATCCTGTCCACCGCCGCCGAGCACCTCGGCCTGGCGGTAGCCAGCATATCCAGCATCTTCGCTCCGGCCCTCCTCGTGCTTGGCGGGTCGGTAGTGGAGGCCTGGCGCGACCAGTTGGTGCCCCAGGTGCGCGCACACGCCCGTTCACATTTGCTCGAGTTCCTCCAGGATCGCGTAGAGATCGTCCCTTCGCAGCTGGGGTCCGACGCCGCCCTGCTGGGGAGCGCGGCCCGGGCTCTGGACGCTGCCTTCGTTGCTCCTCGTCTACTGCCCGTGTGA
- a CDS encoding DegT/DnrJ/EryC1/StrS family aminotransferase has product MARYLEDNVGGITGGYAFADGVQLKVPYSFMGSIYDEEEEQALLHVMRQDSLTAGPQVASFQKEFAQWCGVKHAFATTSCTTAMHVATQALGIGEGDEVIITPNTFIATTLAVLKEGGIPVYADIDPRTYNIDPAEVAKKVTDKTKAIFVVHYAGQMCDMDPIMEVARAHGLAVLEDCAHAHGSEYKGQKAGAVGDVGCFSFHSLKNMTMGEGGMITTNRDDLVPRIELLRNMNIKSWENQKYYWLPSHFDVVDVDGKWGVNYRMNEFQAALGRCQLRKLPMMVEKRRELGRRINAGLQGIPGITPVYEDPNCHHSYHLYTLCVEPEELGASRDEFLRALYYEEGVQGILHYQPNYDFTGVKKYLEERGYGGQFCPIADKFFYRRQMNLPIHPRLTMEDADNIITGVRNAAEKVRGSGK; this is encoded by the coding sequence ATGGCTCGCTATCTCGAAGACAACGTCGGTGGAATCACAGGTGGCTACGCTTTCGCGGATGGAGTCCAGCTCAAAGTCCCCTACTCCTTCATGGGTTCGATCTACGACGAGGAGGAGGAACAGGCCCTGCTGCACGTGATGCGGCAGGACTCCCTCACCGCCGGGCCCCAAGTGGCTTCCTTCCAGAAGGAGTTCGCCCAGTGGTGCGGAGTGAAGCACGCCTTCGCTACCACCAGCTGCACCACCGCCATGCACGTGGCCACTCAGGCCCTGGGCATCGGCGAGGGCGACGAGGTGATCATCACCCCCAACACCTTCATCGCCACCACCCTGGCCGTCCTCAAAGAGGGCGGCATCCCAGTCTATGCCGACATAGATCCCCGCACCTACAACATAGACCCGGCGGAGGTGGCCAAGAAAGTCACCGACAAGACCAAGGCCATCTTCGTGGTCCACTATGCCGGGCAGATGTGCGACATGGACCCCATCATGGAGGTCGCCCGGGCCCACGGCCTGGCGGTGCTGGAGGACTGCGCCCACGCCCACGGCTCCGAATACAAGGGCCAGAAGGCGGGCGCGGTGGGTGACGTGGGCTGCTTCAGCTTCCACTCCCTCAAGAACATGACTATGGGCGAAGGTGGGATGATTACCACCAACCGGGATGACCTGGTTCCCCGCATCGAGCTGTTGCGCAACATGAACATAAAGAGCTGGGAGAACCAGAAGTACTACTGGCTCCCCTCCCACTTCGACGTGGTGGATGTGGACGGCAAGTGGGGGGTCAACTACCGCATGAACGAGTTCCAGGCCGCCCTGGGCCGGTGCCAGTTGCGCAAGCTCCCCATGATGGTCGAGAAGCGCCGCGAGTTGGGCCGCCGCATCAACGCTGGGCTGCAGGGCATTCCGGGCATCACCCCGGTGTACGAGGACCCCAACTGCCACCACTCCTACCACCTCTACACCCTTTGCGTGGAGCCTGAGGAGCTGGGCGCCAGCCGGGATGAGTTCCTGCGGGCGCTGTACTACGAGGAGGGAGTGCAGGGCATCCTCCACTACCAGCCCAACTACGACTTCACCGGAGTGAAGAAGTACCTGGAGGAGCGAGGATACGGGGGCCAGTTCTGCCCCATCGCCGACAAGTTCTTCTACCGCCGGCAGATGAACCTGCCCATCCACCCGCGGCTCACCATGGAGGACGCCGACAACATCATCACCGGCGTCCGCAACGCCGCCGAGAAGGTGAGGGGCAGCGGCAAGTAA